ACCCAAGGCAACCTGACGCCGCGCAACAGCAACTGGTCGTATTTGGGGCCGTTCCTGTTCATTACGTACAGCAACACTTACACCACGACCGAATTCAAGTCGGTGCTGGTAACCAACTCCGCTTGGCATTAAGGCATTCAGGCCACACATCGTGGCCCTGAACCGCCTTCCGCTCTACCTCACCCCCGAGGCACCCCCAACGCCCGCTCCACCTTGTCTTCCAGCTCACCCACGCTGGCGGCCAGCGAGTTGCTGGCCTGCTCGATCACGGTGCGCTGACGCGCCTCCAGCTGCTCCAGAAAATGGCGCAGCTCGGTGAAGCGCGAGGCCTCGGCCTTGTCGGCCAGGTCGCGGCTGGCGAGCATCTCTTTGCTCATGCGGCGGGCCTCCATCAGGGCCGAGCCCTGCAGGTACACGGCATACGCGGCCACCAAGGCCACCAGCACGCTCATCAACACCAGCAGGGTCAGGCCCAGGGGCAACTCCAGCGTGGTGGGGCCCACCGACAGGCCCACAGGGGCCGTCATGGCGGCCCAGTTCAAACCCACCAGCGCCACCACCAGGGCCAGCACCACCAAGATCGCCACAGTCAACACGCGCATGGTCTCCTCCATTTCCAATTGGTACCAACACATTAGAACCCGAAGCGCCAAGGCGTGCGGTTGGCCGCGCGACATGCCCCAGCGCACCGCCTTCCTATAATTGCGGTCTCACCTTCCCAGAGCCCAAGCTGCCCCATGAGCGCCCCCACCGATACCCAGACCTACGACCCGCGTGCCGTTGAAGCCCGCGCCCAGCAACATTGGGCCGACGCGGACGCCTACCGGGTGACCGAGGACGCCAGCAAGCCGGCGTTTTACGCCTGCTCGATGCTGCCTTACCCCTCGGGCAAGCTG
This genomic window from Aquabacterium sp. A3 contains:
- a CDS encoding LapA family protein — protein: MRVLTVAILVVLALVVALVGLNWAAMTAPVGLSVGPTTLELPLGLTLLVLMSVLVALVAAYAVYLQGSALMEARRMSKEMLASRDLADKAEASRFTELRHFLEQLEARQRTVIEQASNSLAASVGELEDKVERALGVPRG